GAAGTAGGAAATCTGGAGTTTCTGGGAGCGAccagtagggatgtcaatcgggccaacccgttcgggttcgggccaacccgttcgggttgtcgggccattcgggtacgggctattcgggttatgattttttcgggttataaaagttcgaccctaaccctaaccctacgggtttcgggctaacccaccgggttattcgggccaatgtgtatttttaattcttttaatattttcaaaaaataatacattttttaaattttctttaattatatacatatttttaattaatcattcaacaatgaaatacatatttttaattttctttaatattttaaaaaaagattaagttatttaaatttaaataacttattcattacataattatttacaaaatatctatcaatagtatgtttatgtttatgtatttaaaacataaatcaacactttgtttcaaaattcaaacacaaatcaattcgtagaaaattaaataaaattttcataacgtgagaggtgcatcgtagatgtaacaaaaatattttgaattgttaaagagtgaattatcaagatgctagctaattggagtaactctaagttttcttgatttatgattggtcaaatttaatttattgcagctgtaaataagtcaaataataatttatctttgttttaagaatcatcaaagtacgcataattcaatgacgaagcggcgtcaaaacactttgcactattatattggaaatatactaaaagaaagcttctatatagggatgtcaatcgggccaacccgttcgggttcgggccaacccgttcgggttgtcggcccattcgggtacgggctattcgggttatgattttttcgggttataaaagttcgaccctaaccctaacccttcgggtttcgggctaacccaccgggttattcgggtcaatgcgtatttttaattcttttaatattttcaaaaaataatacgtattttaaattttctttaattatatacatatttttaattaatcattcaataatgaaatacatatttttaattttctttaatatttttaaaaagattaagttatttaaatttaaataacttattcattacataattatttacaaaatatctatcaatagtatgtttatgtttatgtatttaaaacataaatcaactctttgtttcaaaattcaaacataaatcaattcgtagaaaattaaataaaattttcataacgtgagaggtgcatcatagatgtaacaaaaatattttgaattgttaaagagtgaattatcaagatgctggctaattggagtaactctaagttttcttgaattaaaattggtcaaatttaatttattccaactgtaaataagtcaaataataatttatctttgttttaagaatcatcaaagtacgcataattcaatgacgaagcggcgtcaaaacactttgcactattatattggaaatatactaaaagaaagcttttatatacgcgTATTTATGAATTcatgaaccacatggtgattttttttgtgatattatatagtcggttgacgtatttggattttgcatgattttagagggttgtcttggatgattttgattatatttctatattttggtatgtttacatgtttgttgagaaatgatagaaaattgattagaaaatgtatacaaaatatgtggatgtgcagcagccttgtttgagtcaatgtttctcgcgattttgaagtctgataaacctctaatacatatcattctcttcgtcttcgaaagagcttcgcgtggatatattgcacgcctcaatcggagctttgtagagaaagttatgaccgttacaaaaactgctcgttGTGCACAaaccttcaacccgacgggccgacccgtaacccgaacgggtcagcccacctaacccgacaacccgaacgggtcagcccgaacggcccgattttaaattcgggctgcgaaattacagccctaaccctgtatttttatcgggttattcgggccggcccacgggttcgggttacattgacatccctacttctATATACGAGCATTTAtaaatccatgaaccacatggtgatttttttcgtgatcttatatagtcggttgacgtatttggattttgcatggttttagagggttgtcttggatgattttgattatatttctatattttggtatgtttacatgtttgttgagaaatgatagaaaattgattagaaaatgtacacaaaatatgtggatgtgcagcagccttgtttgagtcaatgtttctcacgattttgaaatctgataaacctctaatacatatcattctcttcgtcttcgaaagagcttcgcgtggatatattgtacgcctcaatcggagctttgtagagaaagttatgaccgttacaaaaactgctcgctgtgcagaagccttcaacccgacgggccgacccgtaacccgaacgggtcagcccgcctaacccgacaacccgaacgggtcagcccgaatggcccgattttaaattcgggctgcgaaattataaccctaaccctgtatttttatcgggttattcgggccggcccgcgggttcgggttacattgacatccctagcgaCTAGCGACCGCTGCAACCTTGCCGGAGACCGCCGGCGCTTAGCGACAGTCATATCTGTAGCGGTACGTTTCGGAAAATTGGTGCATAGAATGaagacacgcccagcgaccgctgggcaATGCTTGACAACCGCCACCTAAGAGTCAGAAGCTTCGGATCAATGAGTgacgaccgctggccaaggtgcggCGGTCCGCCACAAAAGAGCTGCGAGGAGATTTGCGCTAATTTtatctccaagatttaccatattttgcaaccattttccttatttgagaagggacgattttcccctataaataccccctcaagcttcatcattaGAGATCCTAtttttgcaacatattttctagagattaaaagttagagtacttcattgtgcaaggagttggagaaggattcaagaacatcaaAGCTACACGGATTCAACATTtgagttttatttgctttagttttatgttccaattgtttttccttcaatctatgtttttagattattctatcatgtgtaactaaattcataggattctagggatgtattagtaacgactttggttatacaattcctttttctatttaatatctgtttgttcttactttgtttcttccttaagttgttggataatgcttcacgtttgagtgacacattctgtgatgaattaatataacttgctacataatcgtgagaggaggttgccgagttagatccacttaatagacactacaattagtttcatttaaaacgacactgttaattgagagtggagACTTtttaagggtcttaggagcttttaggagttacgtatttaggattgacaaccctaatgtttgtaaccaacgtttgcatcgcatgagcataaactaggtgactcgttctataaaagtaagaactgtgctagggtattgtagttggaatttgtataaccataactgtgaacgcacatccctggaattctcttatctctatacttttatccctgtgatttatttacaattagttgtttattgcttttaaacttttctttattttcaaaaatcttcaaatctttcggtttttcaaatagtaattgagttttagtagagggtagccagtctgtgattgttttccccgtgatcgatatccggtactgacctttagttaTACTATTCCTACTGTGTATACTTGCAgatatttatagtgctaataaaaagtgcatcaatgGCCTAAATACCTATCCCATTTTAGGGTTTGGTGTACCTTTGGAGATGGTCTAAAGAGATTCGCTACGCATTGTCTTCTTATTCTTTTCAtcgtatattaaaaataaagacatttttaGTTGCgtgattattaaaaaattagattGGACAAAATCAATCACATTTATTAAatgatttttcatttgattttttgTAAGTATAACATCATCCTTTAATTTTCAacattgtatttttttttcttgaatttattcaatGATGAAATTAATGAGACAACCTTTAGATGGGGAGCTAAGAGCATCCTTAACGCCACGGGTCGGATCGCACCTGGGTCCCGGCCCGCGGCCCCGCACGATGGAGGTGACGAATttgcggcccaggccggtcccggggacTCAGTCGCGACCCAAGGATGCGCCCGGGGTCCGGCCTGGCGAGCGATGGAGCTTCCGGTTGGAGAGGGTTCGGGCCGCTTCTGTGCCCTAAGTTCTGAATTTTTATGCATTtggaagagaaagaagagggtgggggagaggaagaagatggagagggagatggacgagatttttttgcacttttttttaaatttttttaatttttttacacttgttttaatattctaattttttaatatattttttagtttataatttattgtttttgtattaaaaatgaatttctcgtgttataattCCTCAACGTTTTCAATTTATACAAGTAATATAGgctggagttgtgaatagtgcaatttaatagttgttgCCCGGGATGAGGcttgcagggttagagcagttgtggcctgtgactcaaatttaggggaatgataacgtggaggggacttgaggCCTGAATCCGGACCGGGGTTTAGAATGCTCTAAGTATATAAGCCTAATTAGCAATTTCCTACAAGTGGAAAACATCAGTACTAGTTATTAATTGAAACATGGAAGCCAAAAACGAAACTTCCTCTATTTTAATTTCCCATTATTTATGTTTGATAGTGAGATTTCCATACCACAAAGAGAGCCTGTTACACgtaataaaaaatttgaatgttgcCCCTAAAAATGTGTAAATAGTTCAAGcaatagaaaagaaaattgtATAGGTTTTGGAACCGGTCTGGTTTTCACAAAGCATGAACCATAACTGGGTTGACAATAGAGTAGACGGCTTCAATTTTGAATTGTGAAACGGTGGTTCCAATTCTAGTTCAAATTGTGAAACGGTGTGGGCCAATTTTCTGGTTtcacaattatttttatgaaatcgATTTCATTTagttatatacatataaaatcagttttttttttatgaaaatagtTTATATTTAAAGTTAGGACCATAAAAAGAGTTATACTTTTATAATTATTCTTTTCTGTCAagcattataaaaataattcctTGTGATTTTCCCCtcaaaaacaataaattactAGTATGGAACATTTTATCTTAATATGTCATTATTGTTATTCCACTTACACACGTTATCGATATTTGTTGCAAAATGTAGGAAAGAAAGACAAATTAGAATTAAATCATTGTTATTCCACTCACGCGTTATGGATATTTGTTGCAAAAAATGTAAGAAATATAGacaaaatagaattaaatatttaatagttttctaaaaatggaaacatatGAGATTATGTATATCAATTACTACTTTATATATGTGATTTAATTCGTATAATATTTGACTCTCTTTCCCCCAAAATAAATATGCACATTTACAAATGCCGTATTTAATAATATTGATCTTAGTAGGAAGAAACAAAATAGAGTAGGGGTATTTTCGTTAATGTGTACGGAAGGGTATTTTCGTACTTCAACAGAAAGGTTCACCAGCGTTCTGCTTCTGCCATGGCAGAATATATGATCATCAATACAATACATATATACTGAAAAAATCATGATCGAAAGATGGGAAATATTCACAAAAACAGCCTGAGAAATTGTTGAAACGGAACGATGTTGGGTTGGTTCAGAAACCGCAAGAATTTGGGCTTACAATATACCAAGGATAAGCCGCCGGAACATTCGCGCTGCGACCTCTGCTATCATGACTTCCACTTTCCATGCCGGACTAACTGTGGCCATTGGCTTTGCGGCAagtctctccctctctctctcagccTTTCTTTTTTTCTGCTTCAACTTTAAATGAAGAAAttggaattttaaattttagggtTTTAGTTTCTAAAATAAGATAAGCAGTTGAGTTAAATGTGGGAGGAATTGAATTAGGTTTTATGTGTTTCTTGGCCAAGTTGCTCTCAATCAAGAATCTAGATGAAGAAATCATAGTACATGATTGAGCTACTTGAAGGGTGCTGTTGTGATAACTTTTGTGTGACTCTGTTTTACCCAATTTGTGCTTCTTGTGTTTTATTGTATTGCTTGAAtatcatcattttatcctcaaCAACACCTACTTATGTGATTACAGGCACCTGCGTTCTTCGATTTTCGAGACTCATTGATGATTTCCGAAAGTTCAAgtgtcctagggttatgtgtgAATCCCAGGTATATAATCTTGTTCCCCATTCACCTCTAATGATTCAGCCAGGAAAAGAAGTTGCTGAGGTCCTCGGAGAGATCCTGCTATTTAATCGTGAACATAAGGTCGGGTGGTTTTGCTTCTTCGTGGCATGTtcctataattattttttagtctCTCATACAAATAACACAATTGTTCACTATATGAAATATTATATATTCGAATCGAATTAGTTCTAACTGTTTTCTCTCATTCATACAAATTCTACAACTCTAGTTTCTCAACTGCTGTATCATTCCCTGTGATTCcagttatatggagtatatatttctACTAGTTCAACTTTGATCTGATTCTTTCCTGCAATTTCAAGACAATTTGGCAAAATTTAACTACGTTCTGTGTTTCAATTTATTATGCAGAAACAGGTTGATCTGCTCCAGTGCATGAAAGGAATCTTGTACTACTTGATATTTGACAATATGCAGTTATCTTATGTAAGTTCGTCTCTATGACCTTCTTTTTCTCCTCTAACTCAATGTTACGCGCATTTACAATTCATGATCTATGCCGGTGTATAAGTCTTAGAGTGTTCAAATATCTACTAAAATGCTGCCATGCATTTGTGAGAATTTAAAAGCACAATATCTGCAAAGTTTGATAGTGTTTCGCCCCTCTAACTTGTTTCAGTATCACTACaaagaaattttgtttgctAATTCATTTGCTTTCCTTGTAATCCTTGTTTGCAGCTGCTGATACAAACTGCCTACGCAATATATGACTTCCGTTTTTGGCCAACTGGTATGTTCCTCTTCGCTTCAGTTTGCACTGTATATCATTATGATTCTTGTTTCTTTGTTTCCTATGCGAAAAGCATGAAGCATCAACTTTGTTATAGTGTTGTTGTATAGTTTTAGGTAAGCTGCGTGTTGGTTGTTTGGCTACTTACAGCTTCATTTGTTTGACAGAAGGGACTGAATTCCGAGTAGTTCAAATGCTGAGATGTGCCCTGTTTGCACTTTTTATTTGGTTGAATATTTGGATGGATAGGCGACTAAGGAGATAGAAATTGAGGCATTTGGCGGAATAGAATGGAGATCGATAATGGACAGGAAAATGTGTTTTTGAGCAAGCTCTAGCTACTTCATTGAAGCTCTCTTGATCTTTCCTTTCATCTGTATTGATCAATTTCGACTGTTTGCAGCTTCTTAATTGATAGTGTGATATGGGTTAGTTTAGTTAGTTGTAAGTTACTCAACTATTTCACACTATATACTTGCAATTAATTCGAAATATTTTATTAGCTCATAACCATTAACCACTATACTCGGTTACTCGCATATTTTTGTTGTGTAAATGAACTAGTGTTCCCTTTTTTGGAAAAATCTTTTGAATTATATTGAATGGGATGGTCTATCAAGAAACGGCACTAATGctccatttcacttttttacaCAAATTCAACTAATTCGACACATGGAtgagagttttttttaattatgtattgttTGATTTGCTTGACTTGATATAACAAGTTACAATGTGTAAATTTTAAAACTATA
This genomic interval from Salvia splendens isolate huo1 chromosome 13, SspV2, whole genome shotgun sequence contains the following:
- the LOC121760142 gene encoding uncharacterized protein LOC121760142 isoform X2, with the translated sequence MLGWFRNRKNLGLQYTKDKPPEHSRCDLCYHDFHFPCRTNCGHWLCGTCVLRFSRLIDDFRKFKCPRVMCESQVYNLVPHSPLMIQPGKEVAEVLGEILLFNREHKVDLLQCMKGILYYLIFDNMQLSYLLIQTAYAIYDFRFWPTEGTEFRVVQMLRCALFALFIWLNIWMDRRLRR
- the LOC121760142 gene encoding uncharacterized protein LOC121760142 isoform X4, whose amino-acid sequence is MLGWFRNRKNLGLQYTKDKPPEHSRCDLCYHDFHFPCRTNCGHWLCGTCVLRFSRLIDDFRKFKCPRVMCESQVDLLQCMKGILYYLIFDNMQLSYLLIQTAYAIYDFRFWPTEGTEFRVVQMLRCALFALFIWLNIWMDRRLRR
- the LOC121760142 gene encoding uncharacterized protein LOC121760142 isoform X3 codes for the protein MLGWFRNRKNLGLQYTKDKPPEHSRCDLCYHDFHFPCRTNCGHWLCGTCVLRFSRLIDDFRKFKCPRVMCESQKQVDLLQCMKGILYYLIFDNMQLSYLLIQTAYAIYDFRFWPTEGTEFRVVQMLRCALFALFIWLNIWMDRRLRR
- the LOC121760142 gene encoding uncharacterized protein LOC121760142 isoform X1; protein product: MLGWFRNRKNLGLQYTKDKPPEHSRCDLCYHDFHFPCRTNCGHWLCGTCVLRFSRLIDDFRKFKCPRVMCESQVYNLVPHSPLMIQPGKEVAEVLGEILLFNREHKKQVDLLQCMKGILYYLIFDNMQLSYLLIQTAYAIYDFRFWPTEGTEFRVVQMLRCALFALFIWLNIWMDRRLRR